Proteins from one Halovivax limisalsi genomic window:
- a CDS encoding magnesium transporter, translating to MVAAGGSLDSWSARSIVRTMFPLLVVLSIVVLWAGITLEDAEALLEQYGILAVMVPTVIGTGGNLGAILCSRLSTRFHLGMTELDPRDPSLWANVVAIVALALTVFGLLAVGAFAIGLVFGSALSLAALLTISLVSGTAIALLVVVFSFLATYGSYRLGVDPDDTTIPIITSLIDVFGVVIFVAVAALVVGV from the coding sequence ATGGTCGCGGCGGGCGGTTCGCTCGACTCCTGGTCGGCCCGTTCGATCGTTCGGACCATGTTCCCGCTGCTGGTCGTGCTCTCGATCGTCGTCCTCTGGGCGGGTATCACCCTCGAAGACGCCGAGGCGTTGCTGGAGCAGTACGGCATCCTCGCGGTGATGGTGCCGACGGTCATCGGAACCGGCGGGAATCTCGGCGCGATCCTCTGCTCGCGGCTCTCGACGCGGTTTCACCTTGGGATGACCGAGCTCGATCCGCGCGACCCAAGCCTCTGGGCGAACGTGGTCGCGATCGTCGCCCTCGCGCTGACCGTCTTTGGCCTCCTCGCGGTCGGCGCGTTCGCCATCGGCCTCGTCTTCGGCTCCGCCCTCTCGCTCGCCGCGTTGCTCACCATCTCGCTCGTCAGCGGAACCGCGATCGCGTTGCTGGTCGTCGTCTTCAGCTTTCTTGCCACGTACGGCTCCTACCGACTCGGGGTCGACCCCGACGACACCACGATCCCGATCATCACCAGCCTGATCGACGTCTTCGGCGTGGTGATCTTCGTCGCCGTCGCCGCCCTGGTCGTCGGCGTCTGA
- a CDS encoding magnesium transporter, translating into MSVRSEAWTIYRQALPVLLVSLAGGLFAGLILEDMVEHVARFPGLLVMIPVFLATRGNIYGALGGRIASGLHQGVIEPAFERNDRLVNAVVASFVNAIGISIVIAAITWAVLAGLDREVAALWELVAIMLVSGVLTSVVLIAGLLAIIFAGFDRGYDPDNLVGPIVTTLGDIFGMLFLLLAVVSVEVLA; encoded by the coding sequence ATGTCCGTTCGGTCGGAGGCCTGGACGATCTATCGCCAGGCGCTCCCGGTCCTGCTCGTCTCGCTTGCGGGCGGGCTCTTCGCCGGACTCATTCTCGAGGACATGGTCGAACACGTCGCCCGGTTTCCCGGCCTCCTCGTGATGATCCCGGTGTTTCTGGCCACGCGCGGGAACATCTACGGCGCACTCGGCGGTCGCATCGCGAGCGGGCTCCACCAGGGGGTTATCGAACCCGCGTTCGAGCGGAACGATCGCCTCGTCAACGCCGTCGTCGCCTCGTTCGTCAACGCGATCGGGATCTCGATCGTCATCGCGGCCATCACCTGGGCCGTCCTCGCGGGACTCGATCGGGAGGTCGCGGCCCTGTGGGAACTCGTCGCGATCATGCTCGTCTCCGGCGTGCTCACGTCCGTCGTCCTCATCGCCGGTCTCCTGGCCATCATCTTCGCCGGCTTCGACCGCGGGTACGATCCGGACAACCTCGTGGGCCCGATCGTCACCACGCTCGGCGACATCTTCGGCATGCTCTTTCTCCTCCTGGCGGTCGTAAGCGTGGAGGTGCTCGCCTGA
- the purD gene encoding phosphoribosylamine--glycine ligase, with amino-acid sequence MREIVLLIGGGGREHAIARSLADSEVDLYACAGNRNPGIAALSSGFETLDTADTDAVVAYAESIDATIAVVGPEGPLAAGLVDALEAAGIYAFGPKQAAARIETDKAFQRRFMAENGIPGCPDFETFDDMEAACEFVDDYDGDLAIKPAGLTGGKGVKVIGDQVTADEGKAYIRDSDYDRIVLEERLVGEEFTVQAFVANGSVRTAPAVQDHKRAYEGDEGPNTGGMGSYSAPGTDLPFMDDGDYDRAVEIIDATVEALEDYKGILYGQFMLTADGPKVVEFNARFGDPEAMNTLPVLETDFRDVLIAARNGEALPDLSFTEEATVCKYAVPEGYPTDPEAGARVEIDAESAGEALLYYASVDERDDGIYTTTSRSFAVVGRANSIGAAESIAEDALAVAGEEGLQVRHDIGTDELVQRRIDHMAELRDA; translated from the coding sequence ATGAGAGAGATCGTGCTCCTGATCGGGGGCGGTGGCCGCGAACACGCCATCGCTCGCAGCCTCGCCGACAGCGAAGTCGACCTGTACGCCTGCGCGGGCAACCGAAATCCGGGGATCGCGGCGCTTTCCAGCGGGTTCGAGACGCTTGATACCGCCGACACCGACGCGGTCGTCGCGTACGCCGAGTCGATCGACGCGACGATCGCCGTCGTCGGGCCGGAAGGGCCGCTCGCAGCGGGCCTCGTCGACGCGCTGGAGGCCGCCGGGATCTACGCGTTCGGTCCGAAGCAGGCCGCGGCCCGGATCGAGACGGACAAGGCCTTCCAGCGGCGCTTTATGGCCGAGAACGGGATTCCGGGCTGTCCGGACTTCGAAACGTTCGACGATATGGAGGCCGCGTGCGAATTCGTCGACGACTACGACGGCGACCTCGCGATCAAGCCGGCCGGCCTCACGGGCGGCAAGGGCGTGAAGGTCATCGGCGACCAGGTCACCGCCGACGAGGGCAAAGCGTACATTCGCGACTCCGACTACGATCGGATCGTCCTCGAGGAGCGCCTCGTCGGCGAGGAGTTCACGGTCCAGGCGTTCGTCGCCAACGGTTCCGTTCGGACGGCCCCGGCCGTGCAGGATCACAAGCGCGCCTACGAGGGCGACGAGGGGCCGAACACCGGCGGCATGGGAAGCTACTCGGCGCCCGGCACGGACCTGCCGTTCATGGACGACGGCGACTACGACCGCGCCGTCGAGATCATCGACGCGACGGTCGAGGCCCTCGAGGACTACAAGGGGATCCTCTACGGCCAGTTCATGCTCACCGCCGACGGACCGAAGGTCGTCGAGTTCAACGCCCGCTTCGGCGATCCGGAGGCGATGAACACCCTGCCCGTCCTCGAAACCGACTTCCGCGACGTGCTGATCGCCGCCAGAAACGGCGAGGCGCTGCCCGATCTCTCGTTCACCGAGGAAGCCACGGTCTGTAAGTACGCCGTCCCCGAGGGGTATCCGACCGATCCGGAGGCCGGTGCGCGTGTCGAAATTGATGCGGAGAGCGCCGGGGAGGCGTTGCTCTACTACGCCAGCGTCGACGAGCGCGACGACGGCATCTACACGACGACCTCGCGCTCGTTCGCCGTCGTCGGCCGCGCAAACTCGATCGGCGCAGCCGAGTCGATCGCCGAGGACGCGCTGGCCGTCGCCGGCGAGGAGGGACTGCAAGTCCGCCACGACATCGGGACTGACGAACTCGTCCAGCGCCGGATCGACCACATGGCGGAACTGCGCGACGCCTAA
- a CDS encoding dihydrofolate reductase, whose protein sequence is MTGSETATRAADDARAALETDLELVAIVAVARNGVIGVDGEMPWHIPADMKHFRRETTGHPVIMGRVTYESIVAGLGEPLPERTSIVLTTRELDTPANVIVANDVDEAIAAAERASRERHGGIGRAFVAGGASVYEQFLPVVDRLVVTEVDRDPDGDAFFPEIDPETWRVTARDERDEVTFLEYERR, encoded by the coding sequence ATGACGGGATCCGAAACCGCAACCCGGGCGGCGGACGACGCGAGGGCAGCGCTGGAGACGGACCTCGAACTGGTCGCCATCGTCGCAGTCGCGCGAAACGGCGTCATCGGCGTCGACGGCGAGATGCCCTGGCACATCCCCGCGGACATGAAACACTTCAGGCGGGAGACGACGGGTCACCCCGTCATCATGGGCCGGGTGACCTACGAGAGCATCGTCGCCGGGCTCGGCGAACCGCTCCCCGAGCGCACCTCGATCGTCCTCACAACTCGGGAGCTCGACACGCCGGCGAACGTGATCGTCGCGAACGACGTCGACGAGGCGATCGCGGCGGCCGAGCGAGCGTCGCGCGAACGCCACGGCGGGATCGGTCGCGCGTTCGTCGCGGGCGGCGCGTCGGTCTACGAGCAGTTCCTGCCGGTCGTCGACCGGTTGGTGGTCACCGAGGTGGACCGAGATCCGGACGGCGACGCGTTCTTCCCCGAGATCGACCCCGAAACCTGGCGAGTAACGGCCCGCGACGAACGCGACGAAGTCACGTTCCTCGAGTACGAGCGGCGGTAA
- a CDS encoding ribonuclease H-like domain-containing protein codes for MDAAAGLRLLALPAEMAATREPAALTDARTYADPDLVLLPGPDRRPRAAARARRHFDVPVVHPPLGGANGAVSEYDIGSTRLVSVQRATALSSAGVTLDGTGSDGTDESAILVCDDVGISVDRTTLDASLDHADALVDPVPADRRHLTVLTGRLPATYDRCWLLDRESGAVRAVREPAEVRAGGRSSSDASAVRVRVRGVGSVDNYGDSATVVQMDLAPDTSSGRDGVGDRGESDEPWPIRTVEPIGADAFGVRAVDGVGPKTAAALAERGVRSKADLLETPVSDLTSLPGIGETAAHRMHQHARVLETGEPRRVTVEPLPGETDAEPPLCLDIETDGLSPTIVWQIGVYDPATDDYRAFVERSDPSDPGRVVESFLEWVLGTQSDRTLLTWNGWRFDYTHLESFVERFVPSYRETWESIAKRDLYRWAVTDGNAVLPGRTNKLAAVADAVGYESEGTGLDGATTAAAYSRFIRTGEPLDWERHERYCEDDCRALWAIYEALDGAPVFRRGSEPSPAGQTGLGDFS; via the coding sequence ATGGATGCTGCCGCCGGTCTTCGGCTGCTCGCACTCCCCGCCGAGATGGCGGCGACGCGGGAACCGGCCGCACTGACCGACGCCCGCACGTACGCCGACCCCGATCTCGTCTTGCTCCCCGGTCCGGACAGACGTCCGCGGGCCGCCGCTCGCGCGCGACGACACTTCGACGTCCCGGTCGTCCACCCGCCTCTCGGCGGCGCGAACGGTGCCGTCTCGGAATACGACATCGGGAGTACCCGATTGGTATCGGTCCAGCGGGCGACCGCGCTGTCGTCGGCTGGCGTCACCCTGGACGGAACGGGTTCGGACGGGACGGATGAATCCGCGATTCTCGTCTGCGACGACGTCGGAATCTCGGTCGACCGGACGACGCTCGATGCGTCGCTCGACCACGCCGATGCGCTCGTCGACCCCGTCCCCGCCGATCGCCGCCACCTGACGGTCCTCACCGGGCGCCTCCCCGCCACCTACGACCGGTGCTGGCTGCTCGATCGCGAGTCCGGCGCCGTCCGCGCCGTCCGCGAACCGGCCGAGGTCCGGGCCGGCGGACGGTCGTCGTCGGACGCGTCGGCCGTCCGGGTCCGCGTTCGCGGCGTCGGCTCGGTCGACAACTACGGTGACAGCGCCACCGTCGTACAGATGGATCTGGCACCCGATACCTCGTCGGGCCGCGACGGTGTCGGCGACCGCGGCGAATCCGACGAACCCTGGCCGATCCGGACCGTCGAACCGATCGGCGCCGACGCGTTCGGGGTTCGCGCCGTCGACGGCGTCGGACCGAAGACCGCGGCGGCGCTGGCCGAACGCGGTGTCCGGAGCAAAGCCGACCTGCTCGAGACGCCGGTCTCCGACCTAACGTCGCTCCCCGGGATCGGCGAAACCGCCGCCCACCGGATGCATCAGCACGCCCGCGTGCTCGAAACCGGCGAGCCGCGTCGGGTGACGGTAGAGCCGCTTCCCGGTGAAACCGACGCCGAGCCGCCGCTGTGTCTCGACATCGAGACGGACGGCCTCTCTCCGACGATCGTCTGGCAGATCGGCGTCTACGATCCCGCGACCGACGACTACCGCGCGTTCGTCGAGCGGTCCGACCCTTCGGACCCTGGGAGGGTCGTCGAATCGTTTCTCGAGTGGGTCCTCGGGACCCAGTCTGACCGAACGCTCCTCACCTGGAACGGCTGGCGGTTCGACTACACACACCTCGAATCCTTCGTCGAGCGATTCGTTCCCTCGTACCGCGAAACCTGGGAGTCGATCGCGAAGCGCGACCTCTACCGGTGGGCCGTCACCGACGGGAACGCCGTGCTCCCCGGGCGCACAAATAAGCTGGCGGCCGTCGCCGACGCGGTGGGATACGAGAGCGAGGGAACCGGGCTGGACGGGGCGACGACGGCGGCTGCCTACTCCCGGTTCATCCGGACGGGCGAGCCGCTCGACTGGGAGCGCCACGAGCGGTACTGCGAGGACGACTGCCGCGCGCTGTGGGCGATCTACGAGGCGCTGGACGGGGCGCCCGTTTTCCGGCGGGGGTCAGAACCATCACCGGCCGGGCAGACCGGCCTGGGTGATTTCTCCTGA
- a CDS encoding DEAD/DEAH box helicase, which produces MTRNDPTPAAPSSNAPSEHDGIPITGDGVLETYPGTPGEATVVDIPAREATTVPARDVLRPALAGPLDHDLYSHQAAALDALDRDENVCVATSTASGKTLIYGLQIARHYLDGPNSGGEAPDAPRRDSTALVVYPTKALSRDQERELNDLYERLDLDVTVRVYDGDTERGETRREIREGADVIITNFAGVNTYLHDHDRWAGFYGACDLVVIDESHTYTGVHGMHVAWTLRRLKRVLGYYGADPQFVLTSATIGNPAAHSEALIDEAVTVVDDDGSPRGPRDLVLWNPPRASAADEDGVQSDANEAEPSAYEADDADGERADRLPASVEAPRLFAHLTYHGAQTLLFTPSRKLAELSIERAESARERWSGYYTDPDRGDDLRSYHAGHARNSRHATERGLKTGSIDGVASTNALELGLNIGAMDATVQLGYPGQRQAFWQQIGRAGRGTERALSVLVADHRTLDQYVVSNPSYLTESDVEDAVVDTDNDAVFATHVRCAADELALDETDVDSFAGRERLASAVELWRRAGHCSGRLETGVSYAGPPRPQSSVSMYATAGEEYEVRLADGVDARHDPEMEPLARERVFRDFHEGAVRLHEGRQYEVTDVVHEGPQPHVVVQPVDVEYYTRTNREVTVLDAESERSREIGDFVLHHGTGTVLSYYGTYDQVRIEGGRKRRQNVPTGLPALPMETQLCWLEVPADVEARLVDRYGDFEVPELDGEFGDGAHVGYAGGLHAAEHATIGVAPLELMVDKRDLGGLATLSLDAHLAAPTDDPAAPDDTATGTSARAPESIAAAEATIRSRADDLDRPPASGWFIYDGVEGGLGFSRAIYDEFEAIAERARALIAGCDCGRVDGCPACIMDDQCGNDNRPLHGEAAIDVLDALLGQASTSSEPTADESSDERSRRPTLFYS; this is translated from the coding sequence ATGACGCGGAACGACCCGACACCGGCGGCCCCCAGCTCGAATGCACCGAGCGAGCACGACGGTATCCCGATCACCGGCGACGGCGTACTCGAGACGTATCCCGGAACGCCTGGCGAGGCGACCGTCGTCGATATTCCCGCGCGCGAAGCGACGACGGTCCCCGCCCGCGACGTCCTCCGTCCCGCCCTCGCCGGTCCGCTCGATCACGACCTCTACTCCCACCAGGCCGCCGCGCTCGACGCGCTCGATCGGGACGAGAACGTCTGCGTCGCCACGAGCACCGCCTCGGGCAAGACGCTGATCTACGGTCTCCAGATCGCACGGCACTACCTCGACGGGCCGAATTCGGGCGGCGAGGCCCCGGACGCACCCCGGCGCGATTCGACCGCGCTGGTCGTCTATCCGACGAAGGCCCTCTCGCGCGACCAGGAGCGGGAACTGAACGACCTCTACGAGCGGCTCGATCTCGACGTTACCGTCCGCGTCTACGACGGCGACACCGAACGCGGGGAGACGCGCCGCGAAATACGCGAGGGGGCCGACGTGATCATCACCAACTTCGCGGGCGTCAACACCTACCTCCACGATCACGATCGGTGGGCCGGCTTCTACGGCGCGTGCGACCTCGTCGTGATCGACGAGTCCCACACCTACACCGGCGTGCACGGGATGCACGTCGCCTGGACGCTGCGGCGGTTGAAACGGGTGCTCGGCTACTACGGAGCCGATCCCCAGTTCGTCCTGACGAGCGCGACGATCGGGAATCCGGCCGCCCACTCCGAAGCGCTGATCGACGAAGCCGTCACCGTCGTCGACGACGACGGCTCACCGCGCGGGCCGCGCGACCTCGTCCTCTGGAATCCGCCGCGGGCGTCGGCCGCCGACGAGGACGGAGTCCAATCGGACGCGAACGAAGCCGAACCGAGCGCATACGAAGCGGACGATGCGGACGGCGAGCGCGCCGATCGACTTCCGGCCTCCGTCGAAGCTCCGCGGCTCTTCGCCCACCTCACGTACCACGGCGCCCAGACGCTGCTGTTTACCCCTTCGCGGAAACTCGCCGAACTCTCCATCGAACGGGCCGAGAGCGCTCGCGAGCGATGGTCGGGCTACTACACCGATCCCGATCGCGGTGACGATCTCCGCTCGTATCACGCCGGCCACGCGCGCAACTCCCGTCACGCCACTGAACGGGGGTTGAAGACGGGATCGATCGACGGCGTCGCGTCGACGAACGCGCTCGAACTGGGGCTCAACATCGGAGCGATGGACGCGACCGTCCAGCTGGGGTACCCCGGCCAGCGCCAGGCGTTCTGGCAGCAGATCGGTCGCGCCGGCCGCGGGACCGAGCGCGCACTGTCGGTGCTCGTCGCCGACCACCGGACGCTGGACCAGTACGTCGTCTCCAACCCGTCCTATCTCACCGAATCGGACGTCGAGGACGCCGTCGTCGACACGGACAACGACGCCGTCTTCGCCACGCACGTCCGCTGTGCGGCCGACGAACTCGCGCTCGACGAGACGGACGTCGATTCCTTCGCTGGCCGCGAGCGCCTGGCGTCGGCAGTCGAACTCTGGCGCCGGGCGGGCCACTGTTCCGGCCGACTGGAAACCGGCGTCTCCTACGCCGGCCCGCCGCGACCCCAGTCGTCGGTCTCGATGTACGCCACCGCCGGCGAGGAGTACGAGGTTCGCCTCGCCGACGGCGTCGACGCCCGACACGACCCCGAGATGGAGCCCCTCGCCCGCGAGCGCGTGTTCCGCGACTTCCACGAGGGCGCCGTACGACTCCACGAGGGCCGCCAGTACGAGGTCACGGACGTCGTCCACGAGGGGCCCCAGCCCCACGTCGTCGTCCAGCCGGTCGACGTCGAGTACTACACGCGGACGAACCGCGAGGTGACCGTCCTCGACGCCGAGTCCGAGCGCTCGCGGGAGATCGGCGACTTCGTCCTCCACCACGGCACCGGCACGGTTCTCTCGTACTACGGCACGTACGACCAGGTGCGTATCGAGGGCGGGCGGAAGCGCCGGCAGAACGTGCCGACCGGCCTCCCGGCGCTCCCGATGGAGACCCAGCTGTGCTGGCTCGAGGTCCCCGCCGACGTCGAGGCCCGCCTCGTCGATCGCTACGGCGACTTCGAGGTGCCCGAACTCGACGGCGAGTTCGGCGACGGCGCTCACGTCGGCTACGCCGGCGGCTTGCACGCCGCCGAACACGCGACGATCGGCGTCGCGCCGCTCGAACTCATGGTGGACAAACGCGATCTCGGCGGCCTCGCCACCCTCTCGCTGGACGCCCACCTGGCGGCGCCGACGGACGATCCTGCAGCCCCCGACGATACTGCCACCGGAACGTCGGCCCGCGCGCCGGAGTCGATCGCCGCGGCCGAGGCGACGATCCGGTCGCGCGCGGACGACCTCGATCGCCCGCCGGCCAGCGGCTGGTTCATCTACGACGGCGTCGAGGGCGGACTGGGCTTCTCGCGGGCGATCTACGACGAGTTCGAGGCCATCGCCGAGCGCGCCCGCGCGCTGATCGCCGGCTGCGACTGCGGCCGGGTCGACGGCTGTCCGGCCTGCATCATGGACGACCAGTGCGGCAACGACAACCGACCGCTGCACGGCGAGGCGGCGATCGACGTCCTCGACGCGCTGCTCGGACAGGCGTCGACGTCGTCGGAACCGACCGCCGACGAATCCTCGGACGAACGGAGCCGACGACCGACGCTATTTTACTCGTGA
- the thyA gene encoding thymidylate synthase, translated as MQQYLDLVDAVLSEGSYKPNRTGVDTISRFSRHYEVDLREGYPLLTTKRMDGYRWNSMIHEVCWYLSGEEHNRNLREETRIWDAWADDEGRLDTAYGRFWRRFPVPEEPARLEGESWPDDAHRWVTEEADGRRTFDQLQYVVDTLSDSPNSRRLVVDAWHPANAAVSTLPPCHYTFVFNVQGDRLNCHLTQRSGDVALGVPFNIAAYALLTTVIAQQTGYEPGKFGHTVVDAHVYCGAGERGEWYADNLDALQDRLADVDDRAEYRDVRDWLESTAPSEDDGDENMDHVPGLLEQCAREPLSRPTIEVADVSIDELTADDVELTDYDSHEGLTFGVAE; from the coding sequence ATGCAACAGTACCTGGATCTCGTCGACGCCGTCCTCTCGGAGGGGTCCTACAAGCCCAACCGGACGGGCGTCGACACCATCTCGCGCTTCAGCCGCCACTACGAGGTCGACCTGCGGGAGGGCTACCCACTCCTGACGACCAAGCGGATGGACGGCTACCGCTGGAACTCGATGATCCACGAGGTCTGCTGGTACCTCTCCGGCGAGGAGCACAACCGAAACCTCCGCGAGGAAACCAGGATCTGGGACGCCTGGGCCGACGACGAGGGTCGGCTGGATACCGCGTACGGCCGGTTCTGGCGTCGCTTCCCCGTTCCGGAGGAGCCGGCCCGGCTCGAGGGCGAATCCTGGCCCGACGACGCCCACCGCTGGGTGACCGAGGAGGCCGACGGTCGGCGGACGTTCGACCAGTTGCAGTACGTCGTCGACACGCTCTCGGACAGTCCGAACTCCCGCCGGCTCGTCGTCGACGCCTGGCACCCCGCCAACGCCGCCGTCTCGACGCTGCCCCCGTGTCACTACACGTTCGTCTTCAACGTTCAGGGAGATCGGTTGAACTGTCACCTGACCCAGCGCTCCGGCGACGTCGCGCTCGGCGTCCCCTTCAACATCGCCGCGTACGCGCTACTCACGACGGTGATCGCCCAGCAAACGGGTTACGAACCGGGAAAATTCGGCCACACGGTCGTCGACGCCCACGTCTACTGCGGCGCGGGCGAGCGCGGCGAGTGGTACGCCGACAACCTCGACGCCCTGCAAGATCGACTGGCCGACGTCGACGACCGCGCGGAGTACCGCGACGTCCGCGACTGGCTCGAGTCGACCGCGCCGTCCGAGGACGACGGCGACGAGAATATGGACCACGTCCCCGGTCTCCTCGAACAGTGCGCCCGGGAACCGCTGTCGCGACCGACGATCGAAGTGGCCGACGTCTCGATCGACGAACTCACCGCCGACGACGTCGAACTCACCGACTACGACTCCCACGAGGGACTGACCTTCGGCGTCGCGGAGTGA
- a CDS encoding potassium channel family protein — MDPYEGEISAGSVEYEPVSVKDLLVEMKDTAELLIDLSFSAILHQHHDLAREVLRLEERMDLLELRARMSLLMAARSPDDAERLAPVLGIVAAADQISDAAGDIAKILLDDIGLPEAMRTTLPEAIESLERVEVAADSSYAGRTLVDVDLESETGVRVIALRRGAGWLLNPGPETAIEPDDVAFLRGTETDLGPVVETLTGEAYELPDPEPPAIADLERAIDTIVHMKNLSELAVDLAYSSVLFDSRNLAEEVRNLEIEVDALQSRFTAWALKAASEAEDPVRIRGLMTLASATEEISDAAIGISEGVFREIDVHPVVQLAVQESDEIITRIVVDPGSDLVGTPIVEGRLETEATMSAIAIRRPDDGWLLIADADAELRAGDVLIAKGTRTAEETIQSLSAA, encoded by the coding sequence ATGGACCCGTACGAGGGCGAGATCTCCGCCGGCTCGGTCGAGTACGAGCCGGTCAGCGTCAAGGACCTCCTCGTCGAGATGAAGGACACGGCCGAGCTGCTGATCGATCTCTCGTTCTCGGCGATCCTCCACCAGCACCACGATCTCGCCAGGGAGGTCCTGCGCCTCGAGGAACGGATGGACCTCCTCGAGCTACGGGCCCGGATGAGCCTGTTGATGGCGGCCAGGAGCCCCGACGACGCCGAGCGACTCGCGCCGGTGCTCGGCATCGTCGCCGCGGCCGACCAGATCAGCGACGCGGCGGGCGACATCGCGAAGATCCTCCTCGACGATATCGGCCTCCCCGAGGCGATGCGAACGACGTTACCGGAGGCGATCGAGTCGCTCGAGCGCGTCGAAGTGGCGGCCGACTCATCGTACGCCGGCCGAACGCTCGTCGACGTCGATCTCGAGTCCGAAACCGGCGTGCGGGTCATCGCGCTCCGCCGCGGGGCGGGGTGGCTCCTGAATCCCGGCCCGGAGACGGCGATCGAGCCCGACGACGTCGCCTTCCTGCGCGGGACGGAGACTGACCTCGGCCCGGTCGTCGAGACGCTCACCGGCGAGGCGTACGAGCTGCCGGACCCCGAGCCGCCTGCGATCGCCGACCTCGAACGGGCGATCGACACGATCGTCCACATGAAGAACCTGAGCGAACTCGCCGTGGACCTGGCCTACAGCAGCGTCCTCTTCGACAGCCGGAACCTCGCCGAGGAGGTTCGCAACCTCGAGATCGAGGTCGACGCCCTCCAGTCGCGCTTTACCGCCTGGGCGCTGAAGGCCGCGAGCGAGGCCGAGGACCCGGTCCGCATCCGGGGGCTGATGACGCTCGCGAGCGCGACCGAGGAGATCAGCGACGCCGCGATCGGCATCAGCGAGGGCGTCTTCCGGGAGATCGACGTCCACCCGGTCGTCCAGCTGGCCGTCCAGGAGTCCGACGAGATCATCACCCGCATCGTCGTCGACCCGGGGAGCGACCTCGTCGGGACGCCGATCGTCGAGGGGCGGCTGGAAACCGAGGCGACGATGAGCGCGATCGCGATCCGGCGTCCGGACGACGGCTGGCTCCTCATCGCCGACGCCGACGCGGAGTTGCGTGCGGGCGACGTCCTCATCGCGAAGGGCACGCGGACGGCCGAGGAGACGATACAGTCGCTGTCTGCAGCCTGA